The sequence CCAGCGCGGGAATGCGCGCCGCGCCGGCCGTGATGTGATCCATGTCGAACCTCCCGTTCGAATCGCATTGTGGGAAGGCGGCTGGCGCGACAGGCGCCGGGTTCGGGGCATTCAGCGCACGTCCCGCGACCGGCACCGACGCTATGCTTGTCGGCTCGCATCCACCCGCTTCGTCTAGGAGTCCCGCATGTCCCGCATCGTTCCCGCGCTCGCTCTGGTCGCGAGCCTCGGCCTTCCCGCCGTCCACGCCGCCGAGGACCGTCCCGAGCACTACCAGGGCGCCGAGAGCGCGACGCTGGCCGAGGCCTTCTCCTACCTCGAGGTCTACAACGAGGGGCTCGCCGAGCTGCTGGCCAGGGACGAGCTCACCGCCTCCGACCTCAACCGCATCCATCAGATGACCTACACCATGGAGAACGCCGTCGCCCGACTGCGCGACGAGCTCGAGGGGGCGGCCGCCTCGCTGGAGGAACTGCACCTGGCCTCCGAGCGCGCCGACGCCGACGCCGCGCGCGAGCACGGCGATGCCTATCTGGGGACGCTGCAGCAGTTCTCGCGATAGCGCTGGGATCCCGGCCGATTCTTCGGGGGAAGCCGCCGCTCGGCTCCCGCACGTCGCGCGCAGCCGCGCCCCGCTCCGGACCCATGAGCGGATGGCACACCGGGTGAGGAAGACGGCGTTGCATCGCGCACGGTCGGTAGACCGTGCGCCGGCTCCCTCGCCGACCGTCCTTCGACACCCGATCGCGAGCAGGAGTGGCCGTCAAGCGGTCGGACGCGAGACGCCCGCCCGATCATTGAAGGCAACCGCGCGGCGAGCTTCCGAGCACGAATGCGATGGGAGCACCGGGACCGGCCCGAGGATCAGGCCCTGCTCCGAAAGCGCTGGCACGTGAGTTGCTATGCTTCCCGACTAGCTACCGTGAGCCGTTCTTCGGCACGTTGTGCCCTGACCGTGGCGGAGAGGTTCTTGAACTTTCGAGTCATTTTCTTCGTTGTCGTTGCCAGCGTTGCGCTGATCGCGCTCTTCGACCGGCTTCGTCCGGAGGAGTCGGCTGCACGCGCGGCGCCGGAGACCGCACAGGCTCCCGCCGGCAGCGATCAGGCGCCGGCCACCATCGGCGGTGACGATCAGGAACGCGACCCGAGCGTGTACACGTTCCGGTTCTCGGAGGGCCAGCGCGTGGAAGGCCCGCGCATCATCAGGGGCCGGCAGGGCGAGCAGATCACGCTTCGCGTGGCGAGCGACCGGGCGCAGAAGCTGCACCTGCACGGCTATGACCGGGTGTTGGACCTGCATCCCGGTGCAACGACCGAATTGCACCTCGCGCTGGCTCACTCCGGTCGTTTCGAACTGGAGTTGCACGACCCGCACGTACAGGTCGGCATCATCGAGGTTCAGCCCCGGTAGCTGCCGGGGCAAGCGATGTGGGCACCGCTTCGATCCGGACACCTTCGAAGGCGCCTGGCGTGACGGCATGCAGTGCTGCGGGCGGTAGTGGCAACGCGGTACCGAGCGGGACTGGCCCAGGGATAGGGATAGGGATAGGGAGAGAGAGGATGAGAGTGCAATACGCGAACAATGCCTTCGCTGCTTCGCAGCGTTGGGGAAGCTTCCGCCCGGTTTGTGCGGCTCTTGCGGCGCTGTTGCTGGTCGCCTGCGGTGGATCCGACCCGGTCGACGGGCCGACCGACCCGGGTCCTGGCGGGGGCGGCAATGACCCTTCCGATCAGGTGCTCACCCGCTTCGACCTGTACAACCAGTGCTGGGTCATGAAGGCCGACGGCGCCTACGTGACGCGCGATGGTGACCGCTTCTTTGCGAGCGGCTCCGGCGTCGACGAAGCCGAGAAGTTCTACATGCGGGCCGCCAACCTGGGGCGCTATCTCTTCTACACGACGGACGAGCAGCTCATGACTGCCCGGAACGCCCTGAACGAGACCCGCTCCATCGGCGCCGTCCCGCAATCGCGACCGACGGATGGTTCGGATTGGACCTTCGCGGAGACCGGCGAGGCGCTGAGCGCATCGACACTGAACGGGTCCCTGGCGGTCGGCGGTGACGGCCAGCTGGTGCTGGGTGACATGCCCGCAGCACTGACCTTCGAGCGGGCCCAGGGCTGTGCGGTCTATCCGGAAATGCCGCTCGGGGTGATCGGCACGACCTACACCGGCAATATCGACGAACCGGTCATCGGATTCGCGGATGTCCATACCCACATGGCCATGGGCAGCGAGATGTCGGACGGCAGCAGGGATGTCGGCCCCTCGGCCGGTGGCGTCATGTACGGCCAGGCGGTCCACCGCTTCGGCGTGACGCACGCGCTGGAGAATTGCCGGCGCCATCACGGGCCCAACGGGATTCTCGATCCGGAAGCCCTCATTCTCGATCTCACGCCGGGGGCCACGCACGACACGCAGGGCTGGCCCACGTTCGTGGACTGGCCATTCCACGATTCCCAGTTGCACCAGCAGATGTACTGGCGCTGGCTGGAACGCGCCTGGATGGCGGGACTGCGATTGATGACCATCCACGGCACCAACATCGAGGCGCTGTGCCAGGTTGCCCAGCTGGTGGGCGGCGACCGCGACCTGCAACTGGGCGACGCAACCTGTCGCGACATGGAGGTGGGCGTCCTCCAGGTCGAGTACCTGACCGACATTCAGGACTACATCGACGCCCAGTTCGGTGGTCCGGGCAAGGGCTTCTTCCGCATCGTGGGCAGCCCGGGCGAGGCGAGGCAGGTCATCGCGCAGGGCAAGCTGGCGGTCATTCCGGGCCTCGAGTTCTCCAACATCTTCGGCTGCAATGTCCGGTTCGGCCCGCTCGGCAACGAGATCAGCGGATGCACGCGCGAACAGATCGACGCCGAGATCGACCGCGCCTGGGACCTCGGCGTGCGGCAGGTGTTTCCCTACCACGATGTCGACAGCGCGCTCGGTGGCGCCGGCCTGTTCCAGAACTTCCTCGAGATCATCAACTTCGTCGGCACCGGGCGGTTCTGGGAGACCTATCCCTGCGAGGATGGTGGCGAAGGCGACACCTACTTCTACAACGCCGGCATGACGGCCCTGACATCCCCGCTTCCCCTCGGCGGCGACCCGTTTACCGATGCCCTTCTGGAGCTCACGCAGGGACTTCTGCCGACCTTGAAGACCGGCCGCCGCTGTAACAAGCGCAACGTCACCGACCTCGGGATCTATGCCATCGACAAGATGATGAAGAAGGGCTTCATCATCGACATCGACCACGCGGAAATTCGCAGCAAGCAGATCATGCTGGACTACACCGCGATCACGGCACCGGACTATCCGCTGGTTTCGGGCCACAGCGGCCAGGGCGGCCTGAGCAATGCCCAGGCGCAACAGCTTCTTGCCCAGGGCGGCGTGATCTATCCGATCAACCAGAACGGCGAGGGACACATCGCGTTCCTGGACAAGCTCCGGGAGCAGTGGGACCTGTCGGGAACGGACCGCGTCCTGTCCGCCGGCTACGGCGCCGACGCCAACGGCCTGCGCAACCTCCCCGGACCGCGCGGCATGGGGCGCATCACGGAAACCGGCCCGGTCGCGTACCCGTTCCAGA comes from Algiphilus sp. and encodes:
- a CDS encoding DUF6746 family protein, which codes for MSRIVPALALVASLGLPAVHAAEDRPEHYQGAESATLAEAFSYLEVYNEGLAELLARDELTASDLNRIHQMTYTMENAVARLRDELEGAAASLEELHLASERADADAAREHGDAYLGTLQQFSR